One Alkalinema sp. FACHB-956 genomic window, TCCTCCGTCCAAACAGATGCAGTTTTGCTAAATTGTAATGGGTACAGTTGAGAAAAATAGAACTGTACTGGTTGAAAATGCTAGTAACTGTAATGCGTGATTGTGATGCATGACTGTGATGCGTGATTGTGATGTGTGATTGTGATGCGCGTCTGTAATGCGCGTCTGTGAAATTCATCTGTGATTTTCGTCAGCCAACTGTGAGGAGCCGAGCCCCATGAACCTGCAACTGATTGAGCCGTCTGCAACCAAAACGCTGTACGAACAAGTCGCCCAACGCATCCAGGACTTAATCACCGAAGGCACCCTGCAACCCGGCGATCGCCTGCCCTCTGTGCGCAAATTGCATCGACAACTCTCCGTCAGTATCTCCACCGTGCTGGAAGCCTATCGGGTGCTGGAAGACCAGGGTTGGATTATGGCTCGGCCCCAGTCCGGCTACTTCGTTAAGCGATCGCCCCTCACCGTTCCCGCAGAACCCGACGCGATCGCCCAACCGAAACAGATTACGCCCGTCAAAATTTCCCTCGCCTTTCGCATCAGTGCCACCCTACGCGATCCGCAAAATGTGACCTTGGGAGCTGCCGTACCCTGCTTGGATTTGCTACCAATTTCGGCGATTAACCGTCTGATGGGACAGGTGCTGCGGGCCAATCCCACGATCGCCCATGGTTACGGTCAGCCGGAGGGACGGCCCGAACTGCGCCAAGCGATCGCCCGTCGGTTGCTTAATGCGGGCTGTTCCCTGACGCCGGAAGATGTGATTATCACCAATGGCACCGCAGAAGCGCTGTATCTGTCCCTACGGGCGGTCACGCAACCGGGAGATACCGTCGCGATCGAATCCCCCACCTACTACGGCTTACTGGAAATTCTGGAATCCCTACACCTGCGAGCCTTGGAAATTCCCACCCATCCCAAGGACGGCATTTCCCTAGCCCACTTGGAAACCGCACTACAACAACAGCAAATAGCCACCTGCGCGATCGTGTCCAACTTCAGCAATCCCCTCGGCAGTTGTATAGACGATCACCAAAAAAAGCAATTGCTGGATTTATTTAATCGCTATGACAAACCGTTAATTGAAGATGATGTCTATGGCGATCTGGCCTTTGATGGCGTGCGCCCCAAGGCAATCAAAGCCTTTGATACAGAAAATCGGGTTCTGTACTGTGCCTCTGCGAGCAAAACCATGTCCCCTGGTCTGCGGATTGGCTGGGTTCTACCGGGACGCTATCACCTGCAAATTGCCCAACTGAAAATGGCCATGAATTGGACCACCGGAATTCCTCCACAACTGGCGATCGCGGCTTTTTTGGGCAATGGTGGCTACGATCGTCACCTGCGCCAGATGCAACGAGCCTACCAGCAACAAGTTGCGCGGATGACCCAAGCCATTTGTGAGTATTTCCCAGCAGGGACTAAGGTTTCGCGCCCGAAAGGGGGCTATGTTCTCTGGCTAGAATTACCGCCGAGTTTTGACGCTATGCAATTATTTGAAGACGCCCTCAGCCATCACATTAGCGTCGCTCCTGGCAATCTATTTTCCCCGACCGGGCATTTTCAAAACTGTCTCCGGCTCAGTTGTGCCTCCCCGTGGTCAGAGACAATCGATCGAGCTATGCAGACTTTGGGGCGCTTGATCCAACAGCAATCCCATCACTAGCCTACGGGTTGATCCTAGCGCGATCGGCTCAACCCCGCGTCAGGTCTATCATTTCAAGCATCTGTTCGCAGCTCAGATCTAAAACTTTTAAGCTCTAACCGGAGTATGACAAGAAATTTATCACTCATTGGTATAGTGATGACACATGACACGGTGCAGGAATACTCTCGCATGGAAATTAAAACTGTGGATGACGCTGCTGTAGATAGTTCTACTGTGGGCAATACAACCGGCAATACAACCGTAGATAACAGCAACCCTTTACCTAATCGCCTTCCCAAACCGCCCATTCAGCAACTCATTGATTGGATCGTTGATCCAGTCCGCTATCAAGTTCAAGGTCGTCAGCAATTCGGAGATGTTTTCACGGCTAACCTGAGTGGGTTGGGTTCCATGGTGGTCATCAGTGATCCCAAGATGATTCAGGAACTGCTGAGTTGCGATCCGAATAAGTTTGATATTGGTCGCGGCAATACCCTCATTTCACCGTTATTAGGCACGACAACCCTCTTAATGCTGGATGGCGAGGCGCACCGCAATAAACGGAAACTGTTGATGCCATCCTTCCATGGAGAGCGGTTGCAAACCTATGCCCAGCAAATTGAAGAGAGCATTGCTAGCACGACCCAGCAATGGCAGCCCGGAAAGCCCTTCGCGATGCTGACTGCTGCCCGCCAACTGGGTTTAAAGATCATTATTAAAGTGGTGTTTGGAGTACGGGAAGGGGAGCGCTACGACGAGTTAACACCCCTCATGCGGGCATGGCTCCATGTTTTGGATTCTCCCTTTCGAGCCAGCTTTATTTTTCTCAAGTTTTTGCAGCGGGATTTTGGACAGTGGTATCCTTGGACCCGCATTCAAAAACGCCAGCAGAGATTGCATGAGTTGCTTCAGGCAGAAATCGATGAGCGTCGCGCCTCAGAAGACAGCGATCGCACAGACATTCTGAGTTTGCTCATGGCTGCACGGGATGAAAACGGCCAGGGGATGCATGATGAGGAACTGCGGTCAGAGTTGCTGATGCTATTGCTAGCTGGCCATGAAACGACAGCCATCAGCATTTCCTGGATGCTCTACCAGGTTTATCAAAATCCTGCCATTATCGATCGTCTGCGCCAAGAGATTGCTAGCCTAGGTGACAATGCCAATCCATTAGCAATTTTACAGTTGCCCTATTTAAATGCCGTTTGCCAGGAGACCTTGCGGATGTATCCGGTGGCTACGCTACTGTTTCCCCGCATTCCCAAAGAGCCGATTACGCTGGCAGGACAAACCTTTCCAGAGGATGTTCCCCTGGTGCCCAGTATTTACCTCGTCCATTACCGCGAAGACTTGTATCCCAACCCCCATGAGTTTCGCCCAGAGCGCTTTTTAGAGCGGCAGTATGCCCCATCGGAGTATTTCCCCTTTGGGGGCGGGAATCGTCGTTGTATTGGTTCTGCCCTCGCGCAAATGGAGATGAAATTGGCATTAGCCCATGTGGTACAGCGCTATGAAATGCTCTCGGTCGATTCTCGGCCAGTAGCACTTGGTCGGCGTGGGTTTACCTTTGGGCCACAGACGGATGTGGGAATGGTTGTCACAAGTCGTCGAAAGGCTCCCAATTCTGTTTCCGTTGCCTCGGGGCAGGTGCAGTAGGGCGTTAGGGGGGGCGGGAACTAGGTCGTCGGGACACTAGGTCGTCGGGAACTTTTCAGGCTGGCCGATCGCGGTGATTCTGGGCGAAATCAGACAGGCAGTTCTCCAGTGAGGTTTTCTACACCGGAATACCTACGGAGAACCGTCCGGAAATTTCTCGAAATTCCTGGGTCCGTTTGCGAAGATGACGATGTAAGCAAACAACACAACCCAAGGACTTCATCGATGGCCAGCTTTTCCCTAGAGTCGATCTACAACTGGTACCGCAACCTAGTCGCAAATCCTAAATATCGTTGGTGGGTGATTGGCGGCACGATGCTGTATCTCCTAAGCCCGATCGATATTGCGCCGGATTTCCTGCCCTTCATTGGTCAAATTGATGATGCAGTGGTGATTACATTACTAGCAACGGAGATGGCACAATTGTTAAAGGATCGTGCAGCTAAAGTGAAACAGCAAAAGGCAGAGAAGGCCACCGCTGCGGCTAACGCTGTAGTGGATGCAGAAGTTGTAGAAGTGAAGTAATTAGGTCATGGATCGTTCGACTGGTGTCCTCCTCTAGGGTGATCTCCGTGATGCCGATCGGTCGCTAGTCAACGGGCTCCCCCTTGTTCTCGTGGCTCTGAACAGCTAAGGATGAGGGGGATTTTAATGGCTGAAGCTTGCAGATAAGTATAAATATAGGATTACGGGGACGGAGAAATGACCGGTTGCCGCCGGACTTCTGTAACCTGGCTGATTGCAAAAACCAACGTAAATGGCTGTCCCATAGATTTTTCAAGAAATTCTTCGAGTAGCTCGACTTGTCTAGGGGTTATCGTTTCTTGACTCCGAACGGTTAAGCGAATTTCCGGTGGTTGCACTAGCCAATTGGTTTCTGCCTGAATCAAATCCATACGCTGGAATGTGACCGTTCGATTGACTAATGCTTGCCGGATACTTGCTTCTAAGCGGTTTTGCTTGACCAGATCTACAGAACTAATCCCTAAAGGAATCATTAAACCACTCGTTAAAATAGCTGCTAATAGCAATGCTTTACGGGCTTGAGTAAAGAGGGTGTATCCCATCAAGAGAAACGCAACCATACAAGAAAGGGTAATTCCTAAGAGGTTGGTTAAATAAAGTAATAATGCACCTAGACTGAGAAGCCAGTTGGAATAAGCTAACCCTAATCCGATAACACAAATAGGTGGCATCAATGCCACAGCGATCGCGGTACCCGCCAACGTACCCGAAATTTTGGGTTCGGTTTTGGCATAACCACTAATGCAGCCAGCAGCGATCGCAATGCCCAAATCTAGCAAAGTAGGCTTCGATCGGGCTAAAATTTCGCTTCCGAACGAAGAAATCCCAACGATGATCCCTAGACCCCAAGTCAACACAACCGCCAAGAGGGTGCCCACCATCACCGCTACAAGCCCTCGCCGAAACAGAAAAATATCCCCTTCTAGGGCACCAAAGGCTAAACTGCGAATGGGCAACATGAGGGGTGCAATAATCATGGCTCCAATAATGACGGCAGCACTGTTAGACAGCAGCCCCAGCGTTGCAATAATGCAGGAACCTACCACTAAAATTAGGTAACTGAAGCTTAGGGCAGATTCTTCTATCAATTCCTCCAGCAGTTCATCAGATTTTTTGAACCTAGCATGTCTTCTAGCAAACAGTTGAAAGCGCCTTTGCGCTTTAAGGAGAAATGGGATCGCACCCCTTAATACACGTTTCTTAACCATAGATAGCCGATACGGAGTTTTAGACATTGATGGGTGATTATATTGTTCTCATAATAGGCGTTCTCAGCGCCGGAATTGGCGGAGAATTATTTGTTCGTGGCGTCATTGGAATGGCTCACTGGATGCGAGTTTCCCCAGGGATTATTGGAGCGACCGTGGCAGCCTTTGCCACTTCTAGTCCAGAACTCTCTGTGGCGATTAACGCGGCTATAGAACGGCAACCCCAGATTTCTCTAGGCGATGTTTTAGGCAGTAATATCGTGAATGTTGGACTGGTTCTAGGACTATCGCTCGTCATTTCAGGGATTCAAAGTCCTCGAGATAGCGTTAGGCGAGATTTTCCCATTGCCCTAATTACACCGATCGTCATAGGGGTACTGGCTCTGGATGGAATTCTTTCACGCCTAGATGGATTCATTCTTTTGGGAATGTTCGGAACTTGGATGATTACCGTACTGGTTGAAGTGCGTAAACAACAAAGTGCTGCCGAGGAAATGCTAGGAGAACCTCGGTTCAAGTTTGCCATTGCATTTTCTGTTGTCGGCTTGTGCTTTCTAATCACAGCAGGACATTTGATTGTGATTGCGGCTAAGGGTATTGCCCTTTCATTTGGCATTGATGAATTTGTGATTGGAGCCACGCTCGTCGCCATGGGTACCTCCGTTCCAGAATTAGCAACCGCTATTATTTCTAAGGTGCGAGGCCACGAGGAAATTGGTTTGGGAACTATTTTGGGTAGCAATATTTTTAATAGCCTGTGGGTGGTGGGTATTGCTGCTATCCTGTTTCCCATTACTGTAAATTGGCAGGAAGTTGCGATCGCACTTGTATTTGGCTTGCTGTCAATCGCGTTTACCTTTCCCTCTAGCAATGGACTTATTGAACGGCGACGGGGTGTTTTATTACTCTTACTCTATGCAGTCTATGTAGTGGCTATTCTACAAAAGATTTCTACTCCTATCAATTAATCTATTCTTACAAATTTAAGGAGCAATCAGCGCACACAGCAGTCTAGTCTGGGAAAGCAGTGATCGATTAAGATGGGTATCGAAGTTAGTCATTTATTGCCGGATGAATTCCTGGAGAATACGAGCCTATTTCTCAAGAGTTTACGCATAATGATCAGTAAGGACATTCCGATGGAGTGGTGTTGCTTATGATCGAAGTGGTGCTGGTTCTGGTTTTAGGCTTGTTGCCCTGGTTTGGGTCGCTTCTATTCATGCGGAAATTTGAGGCGCAGGCTAGGGACGATTTGCAGCGGGCGATCACGCTAGCCAATCGTCGTCAAATTCGTCATGTACTCAACGGCCCGCAATCTGAAACAGCACGCACCAGGCTGACGATCGGGGATTTGAACTGTCGGCATAATGCCCATTCGGCCTATTTACGCTGCGCAATTAATCCGATCGGCCCCTGTGAGGGCTGTCTGCATTACGAACCATGATGGCTGAGCGATCGCACCTAGAGCTGAGAGAGAGCCAGGATGAAAGGGGCCGATCTCCAAGCTTCATCAGATGGGGGGCACTATTTGATTATGTTGAGATCTCAATAGCATTGAGGGATTCCCTATGGGTGCTCCACAGAGTGACCTGGAATTTATTAGAACTAGATAGATTAGAACTAGATAGCGTTAGAACTAGATGAACTTAGGAATAGATAGATATAAGAATATATTTAGAGATTGAAAGCTAAATTTCGGGAATATCGTTGATTTTTGATTATGCGGCGTAGTTCAGTTGACCGATCGGACGATCCAGAATCGTGACATCAGCTTGACTGACTAACATAAGGTCGGCTTGGCTGGATAGGAATTCTGTGTAGTCAGCCAGGGTATCTAGCCCGACGGAACCGAGTAGCCATTCCGTTGCAAGAAATAATGTGGTTTTAATCGTTAACTTAGCAACTGTTTGGAACCATTGGGGGCCGATTTGCTGGTGCGTTTGATGGTGCGTTTGATGGTGCAACATTAGGGGTAACCCTCATCACTTGCTCAATCTCTCTGGTGATATATATGGAGCAAGGGGTAGGCGTTATGCAGGTTAGACTAGAACAAACACGATCCCTAGTTGCGACCTATGCTGGAATTGCACTGCCATACGACGTTTTCCGATGGAACCCTCACCCCCACGGAGCTAGTTAATGCAGCGATCGCGGCAGGGGTTCGGGCGCTGGCCATTACCGACCATGACACGATGGCCGGTTGGGATGAGGCTCGGCAGGCCGCCACAGGGCAGGATTTGGAAATTGTGCCGGGGCTGGAGTTGAGCACGGTGCACAATGGCAAATCGCTGCATGTGTTGGGGTTTTATCCCGATCGGGCACAGCTAGAGGATCCCTTACAGGATCGGCTGTCAGGACGTAAGCGGCGGGCAGCGGCCATGCGGGATAAGTTGGCAGCATTGGGCTATCCGGTGGAGTTGCCGGAGTTGGGGCCAGGGATGGCTCCGGGCAGACCCCACCTGGCGGCAGCAATGGTGCGGGCGGGGTACGTGCCCGATTCCCAGACGGCCTTTGATAAGTTTCTGGGGGACGGCAAACCCGCCTATGTGGAGTATGAGCGCTTTGAGGCGGTAGAGGGGATCCGCTTGCTGCGATCGTGCGGTTCGGTGCCGGTCTGGGCCCATCCCTACCTGTTCCGAGGGGGTACCGTAGAAACCGTGTTGCCGGACTTGGTGGCAGCGGGGTTAATGGGACTGGAAGTTTACCATCCCTACCACAGTCCCTATCAGGTGGATAAGCTGGAGCAACTCTGTGAGGCGTTTGGGCTGATCAAAACGGGCGGAAGTGATTACCACGGCCCCAAACCGGAGGCGGAAAAGCCTGCCTACGCGGGGTCGAATACCCATGGGACGTTGAATAGTTTGCAGGTGCCGATCGAGCTTTTGGGGTCGTTGAAGGGTTTGGCCAATCGGGTCAAGCAGGAAGCGGAAACAGAAAAATTTTGAAGAAGGAAAGGATGTTTACTTCTGAATGTCAGGTAGAGATATCTTTCATGCGACGGTTCGGAATGCTTTGGTTAAAGACGGCTGGACAAACGTTGCGCCGATTACTTTGAAATATGACGACACTAGATTGGAGATTGACTTAGGAGCAGAACAGTTTTTTGCAGCACAGAAAGACCAGATCCAAATTGCTGTGGAGGTGAAGAGTTTTGTTACACTCAGTTTAGTTTATGAATTTCATCAGGCAATCGGTCAATATATCCACTATCGAATGGTTCTAAGGAGCCTACAACCGCAACGAATTCTTTACATGGGGTTCCCAATCGAGGTTTACGATCGGTTTTTCCAGTCTCGGTTTTTCCGTGATAGCCTTGAGGAAAATCAGGTCAATTTTTTACTTGTTGATACGCGATTGGAGGAAATTGTCCAATGGTCACCCAATCCCGAAAAGTTGCTGCATTAAAGTCTGAGGAAAATCAGCAGTCTAGACTTGAGGTATATCGTCAGGTCATTCAAACTTTACTGACGGATTATGCAGCGCGGTCATCTACGGAGGCTGTTCAATGTATCCCGTTGATGGATGGGCAAGGTGACCATTATCAAGTTTTAGATATTGGGTGGGATGAATCTGGGAAGCGTATTTTTAAGCCTGTACTTCATATTGATATTATTGATAACAAAATTTGGATTCAGGAGAATATTACTGATCTTGATTTAGATACGTTGCTGGCAACCGCAGGAATCCAACCGTCGGAAATTGTTATTGGGTTTCATTCTCCGTCTTTAAGAAAATTTGGGATTTATGCGATCGAGTAAGGTGCGATCGCGGTAATTTCTGGTTGTAGCAGGAAGTTGTGATCTGGAGGGGCTGTCATTGTCCACTGATGTTGACACTACAAGTAATCAGGGAAGGCCGATCTCGGGTTTGCTGGGGGCGATCGATCTGTTGGGGCCATTGCAGGAACAGGCCGATCGGGTCAAGCGGGAAACTGGCGCAGGCACCCCATAAACAGGCGCACCCATAACCAGGCACACCATAACAGGCACACCATAACCCCGTGCATTACCTCCCTGACGGCTGTTTTCTTTCCCAGGGAATATTAACTTTGGTTTGAGGTAAAAAGGCACTTTTTGGGCAAATTATAGCTATCGCTAAGCAGCACATGCCCACAGGGGGCGGTCAGCCTAAGGTTCCAGGTATGCAAATATCTCGCGTTGTTGGAAAAGTTCACGGTAAGCTAGTTTGGCTGAAAAAATACAAGTTGCCTGAACTGCAAAATCGGTTGCAGCACTATGGCCTGCTGTACTTGCTGTGTCGGCCTATGGCACTCAGCGACAAGCCCGCTATGATTATTGCACCCCATCAGGATGATGAATCCTTTGGGTGTGGTGGGCTGATTGCTCTGAAACGAAAGCAGGGCATTCCGGTCTGGGTGGTGTTTGTGACCGACGGTGCGGCGTCCCATAGCTGGCATCCCCAATTCAAATCCGGCGAAATTGCGCCCATCCGCCGGGAAGAGGCGATCGCTGCGTTGGGGGTTTTAGGCATTGAACCAGACCACATCTATTTTTTAGATCAGCCCGATGGTCGCTTGAAATACGACGAGACGACCCAGCAGGGGGCCTTAACAGCGCTGACTGAGTTGATTGCAATCTTACAGCCCGGTGAAGTTTACGTAACCCATCGCCACGATCGCAGCGCCGATCATGAGGTGACCTATCAGGTGACGCAGCAGGCGATCGCTGCCACGGGCTTAAGCATAGATTTGTATCAGTACTATATCTGGTTGCTCTGGAAAACCTGGCTATTTCGCGAGGTGCAGTGGCAGGACTTGGCCGGGGCCTATCGTTTACCGATCGCGGCAGTCAAGACGCAAAAACGCCAAGCGGTGGAAACCTACAAATCCCAGTACCTATCGATCTACGGGGGCGGAACCCTGCTTCCTCCAGGATTTCTCAATCGGTTCTTTTTGCCCTATGAGGTCTTTTTCAAACCATAACGGTTTCATCTCCAACGTTTAATCAATCGATTCAAACAACAGCGTTCAAGTGAAAATTCAAGCGAAAGTTAAAACAGAAGTTAAAACAAAAATTAAAACAAACGGTTAAATCAATCAATGGAAAATACTATGCAAATTCAAGGGAATTCTACGACTCTTCCCACCACGTTGGATGAAGTTGCTTTACCCCAAAAACTGCCGCCTTTGGTCTTAGTTGCCTTTACACGACCGGAATTACTCCAGGAAGTACTCAAGGGAATTCAAACACAATCCCTTTTACCCCAGCAAATCATTGCCTTTGTCGATGGGGCGCGCAAGCCTGCGGATCAGGGGTTGATTGATCAATGTGTGCAGTTATTGCAGGCGTTTTCTAGCTGCGTACCCGTTAAAGTGATTGCCCGATCGCAGAATTTAGGCTGCGATCACAATGTTATTTCCGCTTTAACCGAAGTGTTGGCGACGGAGGAGTCTTTAATTTATCTCGAAGATGATACGGTTCCAGCTCCTCACTTTTTCGATCGCATGTGTCGGTTGCTGGTGGCCTATCGCAATCAGCCTGATATTTTTTCCGTCAGTGCCTATGCCAACTTACCGGATGGGATGGACTCTCTGGCTCAGCAAGATTTGATGGTCTCCAATCGATTTTTTGCCCTGGGGTGGGGACTCTGGGCCGATCGCTGGCAGTCGATCGGGCTCATCGATCGACCTCCTGCGTTTAACCCCTTTGGCCAGTTCCACAACATCCCCGCCACGGTGCAAACCAAGCTGACTCTCGTCAATCAATTTTGGCTAGAGAAGAACGGTCACACGGATTGGGTAATCACAACCACCTTGGCCGCCCTCGATCGGGGGATGCGCCACGTCCTCACCACCCAGTCGATGGTGCGCAATATTGGCTTTGATCACCCCGAGGCCAAAACCTATCGCGGCAAAGAGCCCGCCTGGGTCAACGCTCGCTACAATCCCGACTATCGCCCCAACCGCCTACCGATCGGTACGAACCTCCCCACTGCCTTAGCCCAACCCTTATCCGGTGTGGAGTTGGCACAATACTTACTGCACCAAGGACTGTGGCTAAGTCCGAGGGCCTTACTTTCGTTCTGGCAGCGCTATCCCGATTGGTCTAGCCGAATCGCCTTTGGCCGCTTGTTTGTCAAACGGTTGCTGGTGATGGTACGGCGGTTACGGCAGGGGCGGCCTGTGTAAAGGCTGATCTTTTAGATACCAGGTAGGCACAAGACTAAAGGGTCGCAGCCGTGATCACGAGGACGCCCATCGTGCCACCGGCGATCGGGTAATGTTTCGCGTCGGCAAATCCTGCTTGCTTTGCGAGTTGCACCTGTTCCGGGCCGATCGGGAAGCGATCGAGGCTGGGGCCAATGTAGGCATATTCTTCGGTTAATCCGTGGCGCTGGGCCGCAGGCACGACCACCCGATCGAGGTACCATTGCTGGAACTGTCGTACCCAAGCACTATCCGGGCGATGCATATCCAAAATCGCGGCTTTGGCTCCCGGTTTCAGCACCCGATGCAACTCGCGCAGGGCAGCGGGAATATCCACGACATTCCGGAGGCCGTAGCTCATCGTGGCGCAGTCAAAGGTGTTCTCCGCAAAGGGCAACTGCAACA contains:
- a CDS encoding calcium/sodium antiporter; the encoded protein is MGDYIVLIIGVLSAGIGGELFVRGVIGMAHWMRVSPGIIGATVAAFATSSPELSVAINAAIERQPQISLGDVLGSNIVNVGLVLGLSLVISGIQSPRDSVRRDFPIALITPIVIGVLALDGILSRLDGFILLGMFGTWMITVLVEVRKQQSAAEEMLGEPRFKFAIAFSVVGLCFLITAGHLIVIAAKGIALSFGIDEFVIGATLVAMGTSVPELATAIISKVRGHEEIGLGTILGSNIFNSLWVVGIAAILFPITVNWQEVAIALVFGLLSIAFTFPSSNGLIERRRGVLLLLLYAVYVVAILQKISTPIN
- a CDS encoding YkvA family protein; its protein translation is MASFSLESIYNWYRNLVANPKYRWWVIGGTMLYLLSPIDIAPDFLPFIGQIDDAVVITLLATEMAQLLKDRAAKVKQQKAEKATAAANAVVDAEVVEVK
- a CDS encoding DUF389 domain-containing protein encodes the protein MVKKRVLRGAIPFLLKAQRRFQLFARRHARFKKSDELLEELIEESALSFSYLILVVGSCIIATLGLLSNSAAVIIGAMIIAPLMLPIRSLAFGALEGDIFLFRRGLVAVMVGTLLAVVLTWGLGIIVGISSFGSEILARSKPTLLDLGIAIAAGCISGYAKTEPKISGTLAGTAIAVALMPPICVIGLGLAYSNWLLSLGALLLYLTNLLGITLSCMVAFLLMGYTLFTQARKALLLAAILTSGLMIPLGISSVDLVKQNRLEASIRQALVNRTVTFQRMDLIQAETNWLVQPPEIRLTVRSQETITPRQVELLEEFLEKSMGQPFTLVFAISQVTEVRRQPVISPSP
- a CDS encoding XisH family protein, with the translated sequence MSGRDIFHATVRNALVKDGWTNVAPITLKYDDTRLEIDLGAEQFFAAQKDQIQIAVEVKSFVTLSLVYEFHQAIGQYIHYRMVLRSLQPQRILYMGFPIEVYDRFFQSRFFRDSLEENQVNFLLVDTRLEEIVQWSPNPEKLLH
- a CDS encoding cytochrome P450, translating into MEIKTVDDAAVDSSTVGNTTGNTTVDNSNPLPNRLPKPPIQQLIDWIVDPVRYQVQGRQQFGDVFTANLSGLGSMVVISDPKMIQELLSCDPNKFDIGRGNTLISPLLGTTTLLMLDGEAHRNKRKLLMPSFHGERLQTYAQQIEESIASTTQQWQPGKPFAMLTAARQLGLKIIIKVVFGVREGERYDELTPLMRAWLHVLDSPFRASFIFLKFLQRDFGQWYPWTRIQKRQQRLHELLQAEIDERRASEDSDRTDILSLLMAARDENGQGMHDEELRSELLMLLLAGHETTAISISWMLYQVYQNPAIIDRLRQEIASLGDNANPLAILQLPYLNAVCQETLRMYPVATLLFPRIPKEPITLAGQTFPEDVPLVPSIYLVHYREDLYPNPHEFRPERFLERQYAPSEYFPFGGGNRRCIGSALAQMEMKLALAHVVQRYEMLSVDSRPVALGRRGFTFGPQTDVGMVVTSRRKAPNSVSVASGQVQ
- a CDS encoding sugar transferase, which translates into the protein MQIQGNSTTLPTTLDEVALPQKLPPLVLVAFTRPELLQEVLKGIQTQSLLPQQIIAFVDGARKPADQGLIDQCVQLLQAFSSCVPVKVIARSQNLGCDHNVISALTEVLATEESLIYLEDDTVPAPHFFDRMCRLLVAYRNQPDIFSVSAYANLPDGMDSLAQQDLMVSNRFFALGWGLWADRWQSIGLIDRPPAFNPFGQFHNIPATVQTKLTLVNQFWLEKNGHTDWVITTTLAALDRGMRHVLTTQSMVRNIGFDHPEAKTYRGKEPAWVNARYNPDYRPNRLPIGTNLPTALAQPLSGVELAQYLLHQGLWLSPRALLSFWQRYPDWSSRIAFGRLFVKRLLVMVRRLRQGRPV
- a CDS encoding PLP-dependent aminotransferase family protein, encoding MNLQLIEPSATKTLYEQVAQRIQDLITEGTLQPGDRLPSVRKLHRQLSVSISTVLEAYRVLEDQGWIMARPQSGYFVKRSPLTVPAEPDAIAQPKQITPVKISLAFRISATLRDPQNVTLGAAVPCLDLLPISAINRLMGQVLRANPTIAHGYGQPEGRPELRQAIARRLLNAGCSLTPEDVIITNGTAEALYLSLRAVTQPGDTVAIESPTYYGLLEILESLHLRALEIPTHPKDGISLAHLETALQQQQIATCAIVSNFSNPLGSCIDDHQKKQLLDLFNRYDKPLIEDDVYGDLAFDGVRPKAIKAFDTENRVLYCASASKTMSPGLRIGWVLPGRYHLQIAQLKMAMNWTTGIPPQLAIAAFLGNGGYDRHLRQMQRAYQQQVARMTQAICEYFPAGTKVSRPKGGYVLWLELPPSFDAMQLFEDALSHHISVAPGNLFSPTGHFQNCLRLSCASPWSETIDRAMQTLGRLIQQQSHH
- a CDS encoding XisI protein — encoded protein: MVTQSRKVAALKSEENQQSRLEVYRQVIQTLLTDYAARSSTEAVQCIPLMDGQGDHYQVLDIGWDESGKRIFKPVLHIDIIDNKIWIQENITDLDLDTLLATAGIQPSEIVIGFHSPSLRKFGIYAIE
- a CDS encoding PIG-L family deacetylase, translated to MQISRVVGKVHGKLVWLKKYKLPELQNRLQHYGLLYLLCRPMALSDKPAMIIAPHQDDESFGCGGLIALKRKQGIPVWVVFVTDGAASHSWHPQFKSGEIAPIRREEAIAALGVLGIEPDHIYFLDQPDGRLKYDETTQQGALTALTELIAILQPGEVYVTHRHDRSADHEVTYQVTQQAIAATGLSIDLYQYYIWLLWKTWLFREVQWQDLAGAYRLPIAAVKTQKRQAVETYKSQYLSIYGGGTLLPPGFLNRFFLPYEVFFKP
- a CDS encoding DUF6464 family protein; translated protein: MIEVVLVLVLGLLPWFGSLLFMRKFEAQARDDLQRAITLANRRQIRHVLNGPQSETARTRLTIGDLNCRHNAHSAYLRCAINPIGPCEGCLHYEP
- the ubiE gene encoding bifunctional demethylmenaquinone methyltransferase/2-methoxy-6-polyprenyl-1,4-benzoquinol methylase UbiE gives rise to the protein MHFVDRSSANPSTASTSGQSTSVQSTEVQALFDRIAPVYDELNQWLSLGQHKIWKLMTVKWCEPKPGDVALDLCCGSGDVAEMLGDRVGATGQVYGVDFAAAQLEVARKRTEAKGHGRSQFHWVQSDVLQLPFAENTFDCATMSYGLRNVVDIPAALRELHRVLKPGAKAAILDMHRPDSAWVRQFQQWYLDRVVVPAAQRHGLTEEYAYIGPSLDRFPIGPEQVQLAKQAGFADAKHYPIAGGTMGVLVITAATL
- a CDS encoding PHP domain-containing protein, producing the protein MLELHCHTTFSDGTLTPTELVNAAIAAGVRALAITDHDTMAGWDEARQAATGQDLEIVPGLELSTVHNGKSLHVLGFYPDRAQLEDPLQDRLSGRKRRAAAMRDKLAALGYPVELPELGPGMAPGRPHLAAAMVRAGYVPDSQTAFDKFLGDGKPAYVEYERFEAVEGIRLLRSCGSVPVWAHPYLFRGGTVETVLPDLVAAGLMGLEVYHPYHSPYQVDKLEQLCEAFGLIKTGGSDYHGPKPEAEKPAYAGSNTHGTLNSLQVPIELLGSLKGLANRVKQEAETEKF